The DNA region ACAACCCGTCGAGCACCGCGAACAGTCGGTCGATCAGATCCTTCTGGTTCAACACGTTGAGGACGCCGGGTTGGCCCGCGATCGCCTCGTCGAACTGCTTGTGCTGCTCGGGGTCGTCGAGCTTGACGATAAACGACGCCGGGAACGAATCCGTGCCCGCCACATCCTTGTATTGCGGGAACTTGGAGATGGCGTCCTCATACGCCGCGTCGCGGTTGAGGAAGCGCACCGAACGGACGTCATCAAGGTCCTCGATCTGCGCGCGCAGCGCCTTACAGGCGTCACCGCCGCAGTTCGGATCGTTGGCCGACACGTCGTCGGTGAGGAACACCTGCGTCTCGACCCGGTCGAGGTAGATCGCGCGGGACTGGTCGGCCAACCGCACCACCAGCAGACCGCCGCCGAACAACCCGATCGAAATGGCCGTCGTCAGGATCATCGCGACCGTCATAGTCACATTTCGACGAAGCCCGGTCAGAACCTCGTTGAACAGGAAGCCAAAACGCACTATCGATCCATTCCGTAGACGCCGCGCTGCTCATCGCGGACCAGGCGGCCCAGCGACAGTTCGACCACGCGCTGGCGCATCGCATCGACGATGTGGTGGTCGTGGGTGGCCATCAGGACGGTGGTTCCGGTCCGGTTGATGCGCTCCAGCAGGTCCATGATGTCCTTGCTGGTCTCCGGGTCCAAGTTTCCGGTGGGCTCATCGGCCAGCAGCACCAGCGGGCGGTTGACGAACGCGCGGGCGATCGCGACCCGCTGCTGCTCACCACCGGACAGCTCGCCGGGCAGCCGGTTGGCCTTGCCCGAGAGCCCCACCATCTCCAGCACGTCGGGCACCACGCGGTTGATGGTGTCGGGGCGCTTGCCGATCACCTCGAGGGCGAACGCGACGTTTTCGAACACCGTCTTCTGCTGCAACAGCCGGAAATCCTGGAAGACGCAGCCGAGCACCTGGCGCAGGCTCGGGATGTGGCGGCCGGGCAGCTTGTTCACGTGGAACTTCGAAACCTGGATGTCGCCGGAGTTCGGGGTG from Mycolicibacterium sp. MU0053 includes:
- the ftsX gene encoding permease-like cell division protein FtsX, which translates into the protein MRFGFLFNEVLTGLRRNVTMTVAMILTTAISIGLFGGGLLVVRLADQSRAIYLDRVETQVFLTDDVSANDPNCGGDACKALRAQIEDLDDVRSVRFLNRDAAYEDAISKFPQYKDVAGTDSFPASFIVKLDDPEQHKQFDEAIAGQPGVLNVLNQKDLIDRLFAVLDGLSSAAFAVALVQAIGAILLIANMVQVAAYTRRTEIGIMRLVGASRWYTQLPFLLEAVLAATIGVVLSVIGLILVRALFLEKALDQFYQANLIARIDYADILYISPILFLVGVAMAAATGYATLRLYVRR
- the ftsE gene encoding cell division ATP-binding protein FtsE — encoded protein: MITLDRVTKQYKQSARPALDDVSLKIDKGEFVFLIGPSGSGKSTFMRLLLAEDTPNSGDIQVSKFHVNKLPGRHIPSLRQVLGCVFQDFRLLQQKTVFENVAFALEVIGKRPDTINRVVPDVLEMVGLSGKANRLPGELSGGEQQRVAIARAFVNRPLVLLADEPTGNLDPETSKDIMDLLERINRTGTTVLMATHDHHIVDAMRQRVVELSLGRLVRDEQRGVYGMDR